The following proteins come from a genomic window of Rhinoraja longicauda isolate Sanriku21f chromosome 4, sRhiLon1.1, whole genome shotgun sequence:
- the cbln2b gene encoding cerebellin-2b isoform X2, whose product MDLLLIRPGSGIMIALGLLLACTGMVLGQNETEPIILEGKCLVVCDSSPSTDGAVTSSLGISVRSGSAKVAFSAVRSTNHEPSEMSNRTMTIYFDHVLVNIGSHFDMRSSTFAAPRKGIYSFSFHVVKVYNRQTIQVSLMQNGWAVISAFAGDQDVTREAASNGVLLNMEREDKVYLKLERGNLMGGWKYSTFSGFLVFPL is encoded by the exons ATGGATCTACTGCTAATCCGCCCGGGATCTGGTATCATGATAGCGCTGGGCTTGTTGCTCGCTTGCACGGGGATGGTGTTGGGACAGAACGAAACGGAACCCATCATCCTGGAAGGAAAATGCCTGGTGGTGTGCGACTCCAGCCCGTCCACGGACGGAGCCGTCACCTCTTCGCTGGGGATCTCGGTGCGCTCGGGCAGTGCTAAAGTGGCATTCTCGGCTGTGCGCAGCACCAACCACGAACCCTCAGAAATGAGCAACAGAACCATGACCATCTACTTCGATCAT GTGTTAGTTAACATTGGTAGCCATTTCGATATGAGAAGCAGCACTTTCGCGGCGCCGAGGAAAGGGATTTACAGTTTCAGCTTTCATGTGGTGAAGGTGTACAACCGACAAACGATCCAG GTAAGCCTGATGCAGAATGGCTGGGCTGTGATTTCTGCTTTTGCCGGGGATCAGGATGTGACCCGAGAGGCTGCCAGCAATGGAGTGCTGTTGAATATGGAAAGGGAGGACAAAGTCTATCTAAAACTTGAACGAGGCAACCTGATGGGCGGGTGGAAGTACTCGACGTTTTCTGGCTTTTTAGTATTCCCTCTATAA
- the cbln2b gene encoding cerebellin-2b isoform X1: MDLPGGYIGKGGHKRGRKQHGVEALCRIIQDRMDLLLIRPGSGIMIALGLLLACTGMVLGQNETEPIILEGKCLVVCDSSPSTDGAVTSSLGISVRSGSAKVAFSAVRSTNHEPSEMSNRTMTIYFDHVLVNIGSHFDMRSSTFAAPRKGIYSFSFHVVKVYNRQTIQVSLMQNGWAVISAFAGDQDVTREAASNGVLLNMEREDKVYLKLERGNLMGGWKYSTFSGFLVFPL, translated from the exons ATGGATCTGCCAG GAGGCTACATTGGAAAGGGTGGACACAAGAGGGGACGAAAACAACACGGAGTGGAAGCCCTGTGTCGGATTATCCAGGATCGGATGGATCTACTGCTAATCCGCCCGGGATCTGGTATCATGATAGCGCTGGGCTTGTTGCTCGCTTGCACGGGGATGGTGTTGGGACAGAACGAAACGGAACCCATCATCCTGGAAGGAAAATGCCTGGTGGTGTGCGACTCCAGCCCGTCCACGGACGGAGCCGTCACCTCTTCGCTGGGGATCTCGGTGCGCTCGGGCAGTGCTAAAGTGGCATTCTCGGCTGTGCGCAGCACCAACCACGAACCCTCAGAAATGAGCAACAGAACCATGACCATCTACTTCGATCAT GTGTTAGTTAACATTGGTAGCCATTTCGATATGAGAAGCAGCACTTTCGCGGCGCCGAGGAAAGGGATTTACAGTTTCAGCTTTCATGTGGTGAAGGTGTACAACCGACAAACGATCCAG GTAAGCCTGATGCAGAATGGCTGGGCTGTGATTTCTGCTTTTGCCGGGGATCAGGATGTGACCCGAGAGGCTGCCAGCAATGGAGTGCTGTTGAATATGGAAAGGGAGGACAAAGTCTATCTAAAACTTGAACGAGGCAACCTGATGGGCGGGTGGAAGTACTCGACGTTTTCTGGCTTTTTAGTATTCCCTCTATAA